One Hydrogenophaga crassostreae genomic region harbors:
- a CDS encoding F0F1 ATP synthase subunit epsilon, producing MSTIRVDVVSAEESIFSGDAKFVALPGEAGELGILPGHIPLITRIKPGAVRIEKADGGEEFVFVAGGILEVQPNHITVLSDTAIRGKDLDEAKATDARKDAEEAVKNAKSDIDLAKATSELAVMAAQIAALRKYRQKK from the coding sequence ATGAGCACCATCCGCGTCGATGTGGTCAGCGCCGAAGAGTCCATCTTTTCGGGCGATGCCAAATTCGTGGCACTGCCGGGCGAAGCCGGTGAGTTGGGCATTTTGCCTGGCCACATTCCGCTGATCACCCGCATCAAGCCCGGTGCCGTGCGCATCGAAAAGGCCGACGGCGGCGAAGAGTTCGTGTTTGTGGCGGGCGGCATTCTGGAGGTGCAGCCCAACCACATCACGGTCCTGTCCGACACCGCAATCCGGGGCAAGGATCTGGATGAGGCCAAGGCCACGGACGCCCGCAAGGATGCCGAAGAGGCCGTGAAAAACGCCAAGAGCGATATCGATTTGGCCAAGGCCACATCGGAGCTTGCGGTCATGGCCGCTCAGATCGCTGCGTTGCGGAAATACCGCCAAAAGAAGTAA
- a CDS encoding DUF2946 family protein, producing the protein MDDIVKAALAKWPNVPHCFGWLGLDARGDWYMRDDGAQAAGPFARAPGDEGRIGKGSRLQHDKLIDFIGRNYAPDEVGQWAFQNGPQRVYVELEAAPHVWRLQPDGSILAHTGQVAGDVKSCLLDEHGRLFLATDLGLGLVHTADMLIASDAVEQGHWVPEDVLFSTLPERWRYVLSPQKRQAEAKAS; encoded by the coding sequence ATGGATGACATTGTCAAAGCGGCCCTTGCGAAGTGGCCCAACGTTCCTCACTGTTTTGGGTGGCTCGGCTTGGATGCGCGTGGCGACTGGTACATGCGCGACGACGGCGCGCAGGCCGCAGGGCCCTTTGCGCGGGCCCCAGGCGACGAGGGGCGCATCGGCAAGGGTTCCCGTTTGCAGCACGACAAGCTGATCGACTTCATTGGGCGGAATTACGCGCCCGATGAGGTGGGGCAATGGGCTTTTCAGAACGGGCCGCAGCGGGTTTATGTGGAACTCGAAGCCGCGCCCCATGTCTGGCGACTGCAGCCAGATGGCAGCATCCTGGCGCACACCGGTCAGGTAGCCGGTGATGTGAAATCCTGCTTGCTGGATGAACACGGACGCCTGTTCTTGGCGACGGATCTGGGCCTGGGTCTGGTGCACACGGCCGATATGCTGATTGCTTCCGATGCGGTGGAGCAGGGTCACTGGGTGCCGGAAGACGTGTTGTTCAGCACGCTGCCCGAGCGGTGGCGCTATGTGCTCAGTCCCCAGAAAAGGCAAGCAGAAGCGAAGGCTTCCTGA
- a CDS encoding Crp/Fnr family transcriptional regulator — MSQFQVSSMFESPDLAPEEVAAHMLVTASALDDLTLADAMVVVTYMRPKRIPAGTIFIKEGEIKRNDYMLLILEGDIAVENDLPGAQGDTLVVNIIGPGHLIGEMGVLDGSPRSARCTANTDIAAAILSRTALMRLLRDHPQTGSRLLLAISKRMADRLRETTRKLRTFAQMNKALHEELQVVMNNRTKGPNSSTPD; from the coding sequence ATGTCCCAGTTTCAAGTGTCGTCCATGTTTGAGAGCCCCGACCTCGCTCCAGAGGAAGTGGCTGCGCACATGCTCGTCACAGCCTCTGCGCTGGATGACCTCACGCTGGCCGATGCGATGGTCGTCGTGACGTACATGCGCCCAAAACGCATTCCGGCGGGCACGATCTTCATCAAAGAGGGCGAGATCAAGCGCAACGATTACATGCTGCTGATCCTGGAGGGCGACATTGCGGTCGAGAATGACTTGCCCGGAGCCCAAGGAGATACCTTGGTGGTGAACATCATCGGCCCCGGGCACCTCATCGGTGAGATGGGTGTGCTTGACGGCTCGCCGCGTTCCGCCCGGTGCACGGCCAACACCGATATTGCCGCAGCGATTTTGTCCCGTACGGCATTGATGCGCCTGCTGCGAGACCATCCCCAGACGGGCTCCCGTTTGCTGTTGGCCATTTCCAAACGCATGGCTGATCGTCTGCGGGAAACCACCCGCAAGCTTCGCACCTTTGCCCAGATGAACAAGGCACTGCACGAGGAGTTGCAAGTGGTCATGAACAACCGCACCAAAGGGCCGAACAGTTCGACTCCCGACTGA
- a CDS encoding LemA family protein, whose product MNRWTISFSRLGVAILLVAGLSGCGYNDFQRLDEQSKSAWSEVLNQYQRRADLIPNIVASVKGEVDFEQGTLTQVIEARSKATGIQMTPEMVNDPAAMAKFQAAQSEVSSALSRLMVVVERYPDLKANAAFADLRVQLEGTENRITVARNRYIGAIQEYNVLARSFPTNLTAMVMSYAPKAGFQVENEAAIAKPPAVDFNKQ is encoded by the coding sequence ATGAACCGTTGGACCATTTCTTTTTCCCGCCTTGGCGTGGCCATTTTGCTGGTGGCCGGTCTGTCTGGCTGCGGGTACAACGACTTTCAGCGACTTGATGAACAAAGCAAATCGGCTTGGTCAGAGGTACTGAACCAGTACCAGCGCCGTGCTGATCTGATTCCTAACATCGTGGCATCGGTCAAAGGCGAGGTTGATTTCGAACAAGGTACGCTGACCCAGGTGATTGAAGCCCGAAGCAAAGCCACCGGCATACAGATGACACCCGAGATGGTGAATGACCCCGCCGCCATGGCCAAGTTTCAAGCCGCGCAGAGCGAGGTCAGCAGTGCTCTGAGCCGGTTGATGGTGGTGGTCGAGCGCTATCCTGACCTCAAAGCAAATGCCGCTTTTGCCGATTTGCGCGTACAGCTTGAAGGCACAGAAAACCGGATCACGGTGGCGCGCAACCGCTACATTGGTGCGATACAGGAATACAACGTGCTGGCACGAAGCTTTCCGACCAATCTGACCGCGATGGTCATGAGCTACGCGCCCAAGGCCGGCTTCCAGGTAGAAAACGAAGCCGCCATCGCCAAGCCACCTGCGGTGGACTTCAACAAGCAATGA
- the atpA gene encoding F0F1 ATP synthase subunit alpha, translated as MQLNPAEISELIKSRIEGLGASSDVRNQGTVVSVTDGIVRVHGLSDVMQGEMLEFPANKDGVPSFGLALNLERDSVGSVILGEYEHISEGDVVKCTGRILEVPVGPELIGRVVNALGQPIDGKGPINAKMTDVIEKVAPGVIARKSVDQPVQTGLKAIDSMVPVGRGQRELIIGDRQTGKTAVAIDAIINQKGQNMTCVYVAIGQKASSIKNVVRALEQAGAMEYTIVVAASAAESAAMQYLSAYSGCTMGEYFRDRGEDALIVYDDLSKQAVAYRQVSLLLRRPPGREAYPGDVFYLHSRLLERAARVNADYVEAFTKGEVKGKTGSLTALPIIETQAGDVSAFVPTNVISITDGQIFLETNLFNAGIRPAINAGISVSRVGGAAQTKLIKNLSGGIRTDLAQYRELAAFAQFASDLDEATRKQLDRGARVTELLKQAQYAPQSIGIMASTLFAVNKGYMDDLEVKQVLAFEAGMHAHLKDKHAPLLAKLEKDRAMDKDAEAELAAAIADFKKTGTY; from the coding sequence ATGCAACTCAATCCCGCCGAAATTTCCGAATTGATCAAGTCCCGTATCGAGGGACTGGGCGCATCGAGCGATGTGCGCAATCAAGGCACCGTGGTCTCTGTGACCGACGGTATCGTCCGCGTGCACGGCCTGTCCGATGTGATGCAGGGCGAGATGCTGGAATTCCCTGCCAACAAGGATGGTGTGCCTTCCTTTGGTCTGGCGCTGAACCTCGAGCGCGACTCCGTCGGCTCCGTGATTTTGGGTGAGTACGAGCACATTTCCGAAGGAGACGTCGTCAAGTGCACGGGTCGCATTCTGGAGGTGCCCGTTGGCCCGGAACTGATTGGCCGCGTGGTGAACGCTTTGGGTCAGCCTATCGACGGCAAAGGACCGATCAACGCCAAGATGACCGATGTGATCGAAAAGGTCGCACCTGGTGTGATCGCACGTAAATCGGTGGATCAGCCCGTGCAAACCGGCTTGAAGGCTATCGACTCCATGGTGCCCGTGGGCCGTGGCCAGCGCGAATTGATCATCGGTGACCGCCAGACCGGTAAAACGGCTGTGGCCATCGACGCCATCATCAACCAAAAGGGTCAGAACATGACCTGCGTTTACGTCGCGATTGGCCAAAAGGCTTCGTCGATCAAGAACGTGGTGCGCGCACTGGAACAAGCTGGCGCAATGGAGTACACCATCGTGGTGGCTGCATCCGCCGCTGAATCAGCAGCCATGCAGTACCTGTCGGCCTACTCGGGTTGCACGATGGGTGAGTACTTCCGCGACCGTGGCGAAGACGCGTTGATCGTTTATGACGACCTGTCCAAGCAAGCTGTTGCCTACCGCCAAGTGTCCTTGTTGCTGCGTCGCCCACCAGGCCGCGAAGCCTACCCTGGCGATGTGTTCTATCTCCACAGCCGTTTGCTCGAGCGCGCAGCCCGCGTGAACGCCGACTACGTGGAAGCCTTCACCAAGGGTGAAGTCAAGGGCAAGACCGGTTCTTTGACCGCTCTCCCTATTATCGAAACGCAAGCCGGTGACGTGTCTGCTTTCGTGCCCACCAACGTGATCTCGATCACTGACGGCCAGATTTTCCTGGAAACCAACCTGTTCAACGCAGGTATCCGCCCCGCCATCAACGCCGGTATCTCGGTGTCGCGCGTCGGTGGTGCAGCCCAGACCAAGCTGATCAAAAACCTCTCCGGTGGTATCCGTACCGACTTGGCCCAGTACCGTGAATTGGCTGCTTTCGCGCAGTTCGCTTCTGACCTGGACGAAGCCACCCGCAAGCAGCTCGACCGCGGTGCACGCGTGACCGAACTCTTGAAGCAGGCCCAGTACGCGCCCCAGTCGATTGGCATCATGGCTTCGACCCTGTTCGCCGTGAACAAAGGCTACATGGACGACTTGGAAGTCAAGCAGGTGTTGGCTTTCGAAGCCGGCATGCACGCCCACCTGAAAGACAAGCACGCGCCTCTGTTGGCCAAGCTCGAAAAAGATCGTGCGATGGACAAAGACGCCGAAGCCGAGCTGGCCGCAGCGATTGCCGATTTCAAGAAAACCGGCACGTACTGA
- the atpG gene encoding F0F1 ATP synthase subunit gamma codes for MAAGKEIRGKIKSVENTKKITKAMEMVAASKMRKAQERMRAARPYAEKVRQITGNLSRANPEYTHPFMQTNDAKTAGFVVITTDKGLCGGMNTNILRALTAQLKELQVKGQGVETVAIGNKGLGFLNRINAKVVSSATGLGDTPHLDKLIGPVKTLLDAYTEGRVNAVYVCYTKFINTMKQEAVIEQLLPLNAETMQDGAKGRDWDYEYEPDAASVIDELLLRYVEAQVFQAVAENMASEQSARMVAMKAATDNAGEVIGELKLVYNKTRQAAITKELSEIVAGAAAV; via the coding sequence ATGGCAGCAGGTAAGGAAATACGCGGCAAGATCAAATCGGTGGAAAACACCAAGAAGATCACCAAAGCCATGGAAATGGTGGCCGCCTCCAAAATGCGCAAGGCGCAGGAACGCATGCGTGCGGCCCGCCCTTACGCGGAAAAGGTGCGCCAGATCACCGGCAATTTGAGCCGTGCGAACCCTGAGTACACGCATCCGTTCATGCAAACCAATGACGCCAAGACCGCCGGTTTTGTCGTCATCACGACCGACAAGGGTCTGTGCGGTGGCATGAACACCAACATCTTGCGCGCCTTGACTGCGCAGCTCAAAGAGTTGCAGGTCAAGGGGCAGGGTGTTGAAACCGTGGCCATTGGCAACAAGGGTCTGGGCTTTCTCAACCGCATCAACGCAAAAGTGGTGTCCAGCGCCACGGGTTTGGGCGATACGCCCCACCTCGACAAGCTCATCGGCCCGGTGAAGACATTGCTCGACGCTTATACCGAAGGCCGTGTCAACGCCGTCTATGTCTGCTACACCAAGTTCATCAATACGATGAAACAGGAAGCAGTCATTGAGCAATTGTTGCCGCTCAACGCGGAGACGATGCAGGACGGCGCCAAGGGGCGCGACTGGGACTACGAGTACGAACCCGATGCGGCTTCGGTTATTGACGAGTTATTGCTGCGTTACGTGGAAGCCCAGGTGTTCCAGGCTGTGGCCGAAAACATGGCCTCCGAGCAATCGGCGCGCATGGTGGCCATGAAGGCTGCCACCGACAACGCTGGCGAGGTCATCGGTGAACTCAAGCTGGTCTACAACAAGACCCGCCAGGCCGCGATCACGAAAGAGCTTTCGGAAATCGTCGCCGGCGCTGCTGCGGTTTGA
- a CDS encoding VOC family protein yields MLKLKSLHHLCVEVPDLDTNTKFATDFGLLETARKDNRVYFRTYGADAYSYVAEPGAKTRLKSVAFLAESRAVLDDAVQQFGATPVRPLDGPGGGFAVSLTDPDGNIIDIVYGIEEREADPMLPAPQINTPDNVQRFNTRHVRPDDGPARPLRLGHIGLFVGNYARSEAWYAKTLGLIASDRMYAGVPNNYVGGFYRLDRGEEYVDHHVVGFFGMGAPGIHHFSFEVQGIEQQMVAHRHLQKANYQPVWGVGRHPLGSHVFDMWKDPNGLRFETFSDTDKYNAERAVFDQDVQKSEMDVWSNDSVERYFS; encoded by the coding sequence ATGCTCAAACTCAAATCTCTCCACCACCTCTGCGTCGAGGTGCCGGATCTCGACACCAACACGAAATTTGCCACCGACTTTGGCTTGCTGGAAACAGCCCGCAAAGACAACCGGGTCTACTTTCGCACCTATGGCGCCGATGCCTACAGCTACGTGGCCGAACCCGGTGCCAAAACGCGCTTGAAATCGGTCGCCTTCCTCGCCGAATCGCGCGCTGTTCTGGATGACGCGGTGCAGCAATTCGGAGCCACCCCGGTTCGCCCCCTGGACGGTCCCGGCGGTGGATTCGCCGTGAGCCTGACCGACCCTGATGGCAACATCATTGACATCGTGTACGGCATTGAAGAGCGGGAGGCCGATCCGATGCTGCCAGCGCCTCAAATCAACACACCCGACAACGTCCAGCGTTTCAATACGCGCCATGTTCGCCCGGACGACGGCCCCGCTCGCCCACTGCGCCTGGGGCATATCGGTCTGTTCGTCGGCAACTACGCGCGCAGCGAGGCCTGGTATGCCAAGACGCTGGGCCTGATCGCCAGCGACCGCATGTACGCGGGGGTGCCCAACAACTACGTCGGCGGCTTCTACCGCCTTGACCGTGGCGAAGAATACGTAGACCACCATGTTGTGGGCTTCTTCGGCATGGGCGCGCCAGGCATCCACCACTTCTCCTTCGAGGTGCAGGGTATCGAGCAGCAAATGGTGGCCCACCGTCACCTGCAAAAGGCCAACTACCAGCCCGTGTGGGGCGTTGGCCGCCATCCGCTGGGCAGCCATGTGTTCGACATGTGGAAAGACCCCAACGGTCTGCGCTTCGAGACCTTCTCGGACACCGACAAGTACAACGCCGAGCGCGCCGTTTTCGACCAGGACGTGCAGAAATCCGAAATGGATGTCTGGAGCAATGACTCCGTCGAGCGCTATTTTTCTTAA
- a CDS encoding TPM domain-containing protein has product MYKLLFRLIKHRWLDRSDTLRAIPDDMAERLAQRVAASEARHTGEIRLCVEAALPSSYIWRSGRNGVPSALVRERALGWFGRLGVWDTEHNNGVLIYLLLGEHAIEIVADRALTRRVDHEQWQAMVDRLGSRLFKGAFEDGLTEALEEVSALLVAHFPLDAEALRPNELNNAVVRA; this is encoded by the coding sequence ATGTACAAACTGCTGTTTCGATTGATCAAACACCGCTGGCTCGATCGCAGCGACACACTGCGCGCGATTCCCGACGACATGGCCGAACGACTGGCTCAACGGGTTGCAGCCAGTGAGGCTCGCCACACCGGCGAAATCCGGCTGTGTGTCGAAGCCGCCTTGCCCTCCTCCTACATTTGGCGCAGTGGGCGCAATGGGGTCCCGTCAGCGTTGGTGCGCGAGAGGGCGCTGGGCTGGTTTGGGCGGCTGGGTGTGTGGGACACAGAGCACAACAACGGTGTTCTGATTTACCTGCTTCTCGGTGAGCACGCCATAGAGATCGTGGCAGATCGCGCATTGACACGCCGCGTTGACCACGAACAATGGCAGGCCATGGTTGATCGACTCGGCAGCCGCCTGTTCAAGGGTGCATTTGAAGACGGATTGACAGAAGCCTTGGAAGAGGTTTCGGCTCTGCTGGTAGCCCATTTCCCACTGGATGCAGAGGCACTGCGCCCCAACGAATTGAACAACGCGGTGGTGCGCGCATGA
- a CDS encoding YheT family hydrolase has translation MLSQYRAPWWLPGGNAQTIWAALGARRRMGESVPTEWRRERWETPDGDFVDVDHATHASQRHMPLLVLFHGLEGSSASQYAVAFADFAQAQGLAMAVPHFRGCSGELNRGPRAYHSGDFEEIDWLLKRLAEQQPERPLLAVGVSLGGNALLRWAGELGREAAQTVRAVAAVCSPLDLAAGGHAIGRGFNRLVYTRMFLASMVPKALKKLEQHPGLFDRDALLSARDLYDFDNVFTAPLHGFRDTDDYWARASAKPVLADIRVPALALNALNDPFVPCKSLPHLSQVGSNVTLWHPGQGGHVGFPVASGPFDFPGHVRAMPEAVGQWLLQQL, from the coding sequence ATGTTGAGCCAGTATCGCGCCCCATGGTGGTTGCCGGGGGGCAATGCCCAGACCATCTGGGCGGCACTGGGCGCCCGGCGTCGCATGGGCGAAAGCGTGCCAACGGAATGGCGCCGCGAACGTTGGGAAACGCCAGATGGCGACTTTGTGGACGTCGATCATGCGACACACGCCAGCCAGCGCCATATGCCCTTGCTGGTGTTGTTCCATGGCCTTGAGGGCTCATCGGCCAGTCAATATGCGGTCGCGTTTGCAGACTTTGCGCAGGCGCAAGGACTGGCTATGGCGGTGCCCCATTTTCGGGGTTGCTCAGGTGAGCTCAACCGTGGCCCTCGGGCATACCATTCGGGAGACTTCGAAGAAATCGACTGGCTTCTGAAGCGCCTCGCTGAGCAACAACCCGAGCGACCCCTGCTCGCAGTGGGTGTGTCCTTGGGTGGCAATGCCCTGCTGCGGTGGGCGGGGGAACTGGGCCGGGAGGCTGCGCAAACGGTCAGGGCGGTTGCCGCCGTGTGTTCGCCACTGGACCTCGCGGCTGGGGGGCATGCCATTGGGAGAGGGTTCAACCGCCTTGTCTACACACGCATGTTCCTTGCCTCTATGGTGCCCAAAGCGCTGAAAAAGCTCGAACAGCATCCAGGCCTGTTCGACCGGGACGCGTTGTTGTCTGCGCGCGATCTTTACGATTTCGACAACGTGTTCACTGCACCCCTGCACGGATTCAGGGACACTGATGACTACTGGGCACGGGCCTCAGCCAAGCCGGTGTTGGCCGATATTCGTGTACCGGCGCTGGCCCTGAACGCCCTCAATGACCCATTTGTCCCCTGCAAATCACTACCGCACCTTTCACAGGTGGGTTCGAATGTCACGCTTTGGCACCCCGGGCAAGGCGGCCATGTGGGCTTCCCTGTTGCCTCAGGCCCATTCGATTTTCCAGGGCATGTGCGGGCCATGCCCGAAGCCGTGGGGCAATGGCTGCTGCAGCAACTCTGA
- the atpD gene encoding F0F1 ATP synthase subunit beta, which yields MSQVQGKIVQCIGAVVDVEFPRNAMPHIYDALKMEGSALTLEVQQQLGDGVVRTIALGSSDGLRRGMMVSNTNNPIMVPVGKATLGRIMDVLGAPIDERGPVDQALTASIHRKPPAYDELSPSQELLETGIKVIDLVCPFAKGGKVGLFGGAGVGKTVNMMELINNIAKAHSGVSVFAGVGERTREGNDFYHEMADSGVVNLENLEDSKVAMVYGQMNEPPGNRLRVALTGLTIAESFRDEGKDVLFFVDNIYRYTLAGTEVSALLGRMPSAVGYQPTLAEEMGRLQERITSTKVGSITSIQAVYVPADDYTDPSPATTFAHLDSTVALSREIASLGIYPAVDPLDSTSRQLDPLIVGQEHYEVARAVQGTLQRYKELRDIIAILGMDELAPDDKLAVARARKIQRFLSQPFHVAEVFTGSPGKYVPLAETIRGFKMITNGECDHLPEQAFYMVGTIDEAFEKAKKVA from the coding sequence ATGTCTCAAGTACAAGGCAAGATCGTTCAATGTATTGGCGCCGTGGTTGACGTGGAATTCCCACGCAATGCCATGCCACACATTTATGACGCATTGAAAATGGAAGGTTCGGCCTTGACGCTGGAAGTTCAGCAGCAGCTGGGCGACGGCGTGGTCCGCACAATCGCACTGGGTTCATCCGACGGTTTGCGCCGCGGAATGATGGTGTCCAACACCAACAACCCCATCATGGTGCCCGTGGGTAAAGCGACCCTGGGTCGCATCATGGACGTGCTGGGCGCGCCCATCGATGAGCGCGGTCCTGTGGACCAGGCATTGACTGCCTCCATCCACCGCAAGCCACCTGCATACGACGAACTGAGCCCTTCGCAAGAACTGCTCGAAACCGGCATCAAGGTGATTGACCTGGTGTGTCCTTTCGCCAAGGGCGGTAAGGTCGGCTTGTTCGGTGGTGCGGGTGTTGGCAAGACCGTGAACATGATGGAACTCATCAACAACATCGCCAAGGCCCACTCGGGTGTGTCGGTGTTCGCTGGTGTGGGTGAGCGTACCCGTGAGGGCAACGACTTCTACCACGAGATGGCCGATTCCGGCGTGGTGAACCTCGAGAACCTCGAAGACTCCAAAGTGGCCATGGTCTACGGTCAGATGAACGAGCCTCCAGGAAACCGTTTGCGCGTTGCCTTGACCGGTTTGACCATCGCCGAGTCGTTCCGTGACGAAGGCAAAGACGTGCTGTTCTTCGTGGACAACATCTACCGCTACACCCTGGCCGGTACCGAAGTGTCCGCGCTGTTGGGTCGTATGCCTTCCGCCGTGGGCTACCAGCCCACGCTGGCCGAAGAGATGGGCCGCCTGCAAGAGCGGATCACCTCCACCAAAGTGGGTTCGATCACCTCGATCCAGGCCGTCTACGTGCCTGCCGACGATTACACCGATCCATCGCCAGCAACCACGTTTGCTCACCTGGACTCCACCGTGGCCTTGTCCCGTGAAATCGCATCGCTGGGTATCTATCCTGCGGTGGATCCACTGGACTCCACCAGCCGCCAGCTGGACCCGCTGATCGTGGGCCAGGAGCACTATGAAGTGGCACGCGCGGTGCAAGGCACGTTGCAGCGGTACAAAGAACTGCGCGACATCATTGCCATTCTCGGCATGGATGAACTGGCTCCCGACGACAAGCTGGCCGTGGCTCGCGCCCGCAAGATCCAGCGTTTCCTGTCGCAGCCGTTCCACGTGGCCGAAGTGTTCACGGGTTCGCCTGGCAAATATGTGCCATTGGCTGAAACCATCCGTGGCTTCAAGATGATCACCAACGGCGAGTGCGATCACTTGCCAGAGCAGGCTTTCTACATGGTCGGAACCATCGACGAAGCCTTCGAAAAGGCCAAAAAAGTCGCGTAA
- a CDS encoding transposase, whose translation MKRSRFRESQVVAILKEVALGAKVGNLCRKHGISDPK comes from the coding sequence ATGAAAAGATCAAGATTCAGGGAAAGTCAGGTCGTGGCGATCCTCAAAGAGGTTGCGCTAGGAGCCAAGGTCGGAAATTTGTGCAGGAAGCACGGCATCAGCGATCCGAAGTAA
- a CDS encoding c-type cytochrome codes for MSDHDSHSGPIKTPAQLLWTSFFFFVAPIFIIIGLVYFVTSDDKPAAGAVDPELATAIRIQRIGSVELRDANRPLQSGDAVYTAQCAACHAAGVVGAPKFGDVAAWAPRLGQGYETLLTHALQGKGAMAAQGGGAFSDVEIGRAVVHMANAAGAKFAEPAAPAAGATEPEAAAEAPAAAPVEEAPAAAVAPVAEAVVATAAPAAAMTVAAGAGEALYKQACSVCHVAGVAGAPKFGDKAAWAPRIATGLEALVASAIKGKGAMPPKGGATASEADIHAAVVFMVDAAK; via the coding sequence ATGAGCGATCACGACTCTCACTCCGGCCCGATCAAAACGCCAGCCCAGTTGCTGTGGACGTCGTTTTTCTTTTTTGTTGCCCCGATTTTCATCATCATTGGCCTGGTGTACTTCGTCACATCAGACGACAAGCCCGCTGCAGGTGCTGTCGACCCCGAACTGGCCACTGCAATCCGCATTCAGCGCATCGGCTCGGTCGAGCTGCGCGATGCCAACCGCCCACTGCAAAGTGGTGATGCGGTTTATACAGCCCAGTGTGCAGCATGCCACGCCGCTGGCGTGGTTGGCGCACCCAAATTCGGGGATGTCGCCGCTTGGGCGCCTCGCCTCGGTCAAGGATATGAGACTTTGTTGACACATGCCCTCCAAGGCAAGGGTGCGATGGCTGCTCAAGGTGGTGGCGCATTCAGCGATGTTGAAATTGGCCGCGCTGTGGTGCATATGGCCAACGCCGCTGGGGCCAAGTTTGCCGAACCAGCAGCACCTGCTGCTGGTGCTACCGAACCCGAAGCTGCGGCCGAAGCCCCTGCCGCAGCCCCTGTAGAAGAAGCTCCCGCTGCTGCTGTGGCTCCTGTAGCCGAAGCCGTCGTGGCCACGGCTGCACCTGCGGCTGCAATGACCGTCGCCGCTGGCGCTGGTGAAGCACTCTACAAACAGGCTTGCTCGGTTTGCCATGTGGCAGGCGTCGCCGGCGCACCCAAATTTGGCGACAAGGCTGCTTGGGCACCGCGCATTGCGACTGGCCTGGAAGCCTTGGTGGCCAGCGCCATCAAAGGCAAAGGCGCGATGCCTCCCAAAGGTGGGGCCACGGCATCCGAAGCTGATATCCATGCGGCTGTCGTCTTCATGGTCGACGCGGCCAAGTAA
- a CDS encoding YybH family protein codes for MPKSKPPLSSPEDTEHAFYDALQHADLDRLMACWSDEDDIVCIHPGGPRLLGHAAIRAAFEAVFANGTVKAQIEKVRRIEVGTTSVHSVVERVEVMGNDGPQTAWVVATNVYAKTALGWRLVAHHASPGTRDEPVDVMAEPQVLH; via the coding sequence ATGCCCAAGTCAAAACCCCCATTGAGCTCGCCTGAAGACACCGAGCATGCTTTTTACGATGCCTTGCAACACGCAGACCTGGACCGTTTGATGGCCTGCTGGAGTGACGAAGACGATATCGTCTGCATTCACCCAGGTGGGCCGCGACTGCTTGGGCACGCTGCCATTCGAGCTGCCTTTGAGGCGGTGTTCGCCAATGGAACGGTCAAGGCTCAGATCGAAAAGGTGCGTCGCATCGAGGTGGGTACCACCAGCGTCCACAGTGTTGTAGAGCGGGTCGAAGTGATGGGCAACGACGGGCCGCAAACCGCATGGGTTGTGGCGACCAACGTCTATGCCAAGACAGCCCTGGGTTGGCGACTGGTGGCTCACCATGCAAGCCCGGGGACACGCGATGAGCCGGTAGACGTCATGGCAGAACCCCAGGTCTTGCACTGA